The following coding sequences are from one Saprospiraceae bacterium window:
- a CDS encoding cyclase family protein, whose product MNFVINIDNLICKVDLDRGHDISIPLHPGIRQVNCFYAPLYQHEPVKMGNFIGSIESGSPVNFYNVKLNPHGNGTHTESSAHISSEGLSVNQVLTKYLFVAELLSVYPTRRENGDLVIEAATIAALWQNSGVKALIVRTLPNDDSKITRQYSGTNPPYFSPEAIDLIVENGIQHLLVDLPSVDKEEDQGLLASHKSFWKGDRSRHCTITELIYVKNEITDGFYLLNLQLAPIELDASPSRPVIYPLNLV is encoded by the coding sequence ATGAATTTCGTTATAAATATAGATAATCTCATTTGTAAGGTTGATTTAGACCGTGGGCATGATATTTCCATCCCTCTGCATCCGGGGATACGCCAAGTAAACTGCTTTTACGCTCCATTATACCAACATGAGCCGGTCAAAATGGGAAATTTTATAGGCAGTATAGAATCCGGATCTCCGGTTAATTTTTACAATGTCAAATTAAATCCACACGGAAACGGTACGCACACGGAAAGTAGTGCACACATTTCCAGTGAAGGATTATCTGTCAATCAAGTTTTGACTAAATATTTGTTTGTTGCAGAATTGTTGTCCGTTTATCCTACGCGTAGAGAAAATGGAGATCTTGTAATTGAAGCTGCTACAATTGCAGCATTGTGGCAGAATAGTGGAGTAAAAGCGCTTATAGTAAGGACGCTCCCGAATGATGATTCGAAAATAACGAGACAATATTCAGGTACTAATCCGCCGTATTTTTCTCCGGAAGCCATTGACCTGATCGTAGAGAATGGTATACAACATTTATTGGTAGATCTACCTTCTGTAGACAAAGAAGAGGATCAGGGGCTCCTCGCTTCGCATAAATCGTTTTGGAAAGGTGACAGGTCGAGACATTGTACAATAACCGAGCTGATATATGTAAAAAATGAGATAACAGATGGATTTTATCTTCTCAATTTGCAACTGGCGCCGATTGAACTCGACGCATCGCCATCCAGGCCGGTTATTTATCCGTTGAATCTGGTATAA
- a CDS encoding cysteine--tRNA ligase, whose product MKNLWIYNSLTRQKEEFVPLQQGYAGMYVCGPTVYNDVHLGNCRTYVSFDIIHRYFRYLGYKVRYVRNITDVGHLLDDGEDRMLKGARLEKLEPMEVAHKYSLGFNEMMRIFNTLPPTIEPLASGHIIEQIEMINAILDRGYAYVKNGSVYFDTIQFIQDKNPYGQLSGRVVEELMAESRSDLKNQDEKNHPSDFAIWMKASEEHIMKWPSPWSVGFPGWHLECSAMSRKYLGEIFDIHGGGNDLKFPHHENEIAQSVGACGHAPVRYWMHTNMLLLNGRKMSKSEGNSITPTELFTGQSPLISKAFSPMSIRFFMLQAHYRSTLDITDEALIAGEKGYKRLMEAILAMDQITDAFAEEEGELDEKVNQSLNQCFDDLNDDFNVPKALASVFELVSLIHSVKDRHISSSKISKSCWIDMKSRIKSLVFDIFGLQAESQEENGGTTDGLMKLIISLRTDARNRKDWASSDLIRDSLKELGIQLKDGKEGTGWTRD is encoded by the coding sequence ATGAAAAATCTGTGGATATACAACAGCTTGACAAGACAGAAAGAAGAATTTGTGCCTTTACAACAAGGTTATGCAGGAATGTATGTCTGTGGGCCTACTGTGTACAATGATGTTCACCTTGGCAACTGTCGAACTTACGTTTCATTTGATATCATACATCGGTATTTCCGGTATCTGGGATATAAAGTCAGATATGTGAGAAATATCACTGACGTAGGGCACTTATTGGATGATGGTGAGGATAGAATGTTAAAAGGGGCAAGACTGGAGAAACTGGAACCCATGGAAGTTGCACACAAATATTCTTTGGGTTTTAATGAAATGATGAGGATTTTCAATACGCTTCCACCTACGATAGAACCACTGGCATCCGGTCATATCATAGAACAGATAGAAATGATCAATGCAATCTTGGATCGAGGATATGCATATGTCAAAAATGGTTCAGTCTATTTTGATACGATCCAATTTATTCAGGATAAAAATCCTTATGGTCAGCTAAGTGGAAGGGTTGTTGAAGAGTTGATGGCAGAAAGCCGATCGGATTTAAAGAACCAAGACGAAAAAAATCACCCTTCAGATTTTGCTATCTGGATGAAAGCATCAGAGGAACACATCATGAAATGGCCTTCACCATGGTCAGTAGGATTTCCCGGATGGCATCTGGAATGCTCCGCGATGAGTAGAAAATATTTGGGTGAAATTTTTGACATTCATGGTGGGGGAAATGATTTAAAATTTCCTCATCACGAAAATGAAATTGCACAAAGCGTAGGAGCTTGCGGACATGCACCTGTGCGGTATTGGATGCACACGAATATGCTCTTGCTTAATGGCAGGAAAATGTCTAAAAGCGAAGGCAATTCGATCACACCAACTGAATTATTTACCGGCCAAAGCCCATTGATCAGCAAAGCATTCTCACCGATGAGTATCCGGTTTTTTATGCTTCAAGCACATTATCGCAGCACATTGGATATTACCGATGAGGCACTGATTGCAGGAGAAAAAGGATACAAACGCCTCATGGAAGCAATTCTTGCCATGGATCAAATTACAGACGCGTTTGCCGAAGAGGAAGGAGAACTTGACGAGAAAGTGAATCAATCTCTCAACCAATGTTTCGACGACCTCAACGATGATTTCAATGTGCCCAAAGCTCTGGCCTCTGTTTTTGAATTGGTCAGCCTCATTCATTCGGTAAAGGACAGACATATTTCTTCATCCAAGATATCAAAATCCTGCTGGATCGACATGAAAAGCAGGATTAAAAGCCTTGTGTTTGACATATTCGGTTTGCAGGCGGAGAGTCAAGAAGAAAATGGTGGAACAACAGACGGATTGATGAAGCTCATAATCTCTCTGAGAACAGATGCTCGAAACAGAAAAGATTGGGCGTCCTCTGATTTAATTCGAGATTCATTAAAAGAACTCGGCATACAGCTAAAAGACGGTAAAGAAGGCACTGGCTGGACGAGAGATTGA
- a CDS encoding MGMT family protein, with the protein MQEQSYYDLVFAIVKMIPRGKVTSYSAISKFLSLGSPRMVGYALHSLRGSKMGIPAHRVVNAKGELSGRHNFGGDKAMENLLRSEGVVVENDKVINFPKVFWQPE; encoded by the coding sequence CTGCAAGAGCAAAGCTATTACGATCTTGTTTTTGCTATTGTCAAAATGATTCCGCGCGGAAAGGTGACTAGTTACTCAGCCATCTCAAAATTTCTTTCCCTAGGATCGCCTAGAATGGTTGGTTATGCTCTTCACTCCTTACGTGGCAGCAAAATGGGAATCCCCGCACATCGGGTGGTAAATGCTAAAGGTGAACTTTCAGGACGACACAATTTTGGTGGAGACAAAGCTATGGAAAACCTCCTCCGTTCCGAAGGTGTTGTAGTAGAAAATGACAAAGTCATAAACTTCCCAAAAGTTTTCTGGCAGCCGGAATAA